One Chromatiaceae bacterium genomic region harbors:
- a CDS encoding DUF465 domain-containing protein, translated as MLSEHHDIDHEFPEYHQKLEALCATDTGFTDLVQRHDRLDDEIRELEERGLPIADTEIEAMKFRRAELKDEIYIRLRKG; from the coding sequence ATGCTATCCGAGCACCACGATATCGATCACGAATTCCCGGAATACCACCAGAAGCTTGAGGCCTTGTGCGCCACCGACACCGGCTTCACCGATCTGGTGCAGCGACATGACCGCCTGGACGATGAGATCCGCGAGCTGGAGGAGCGTGGTTTGCCCATTGCCGACACGGAGATCGAGGCCATGAAGTTCCGTCGCGCGGAACTCAAGGACGAGATTTATATCCGGTTGCGTAAGGGCTGA